The genomic stretch AACGCCAGTGACATGTTGGTGGTGCCGGATCCTAACACGGCAGTCATGGACCCCTTCACCGCCGTTCCCACCCTCTCTCTTATCTGCAATATCGTTGATCCGGTAACCAGAGAGCCCTATACCCGTGACCCGCGTTATGTGGCCCAAAAAGCCGAGCAGTACCTCAAAAACACCGGCATCGGAGACACGGCCTACTTTGGACCGGAGGCTGAGTTCTTCATTTTTGATGATATTCGCTATGATTCCGGGGCCCACTTCGCCTTCTACAGCGTGGATTCCGTAGAGGGCACCTGGAACACCGGCCGTGAGGAGTGCCCCAACCAGGGCTACAAGCCCCGCCACAAAGAAGGCTATTTCCCCGTTCCGCCAAGTGACAAATTCCAGGATATGCGGACGGAGATGGTTCTGGTCATGCAGCAGGTAGGCCTCCAGATTGAATGTCAGCACCATGAGGTGGCCACTGCCGGCCAGGCGGAGATCGACATGCGCTTTGCCCCTCTCGTCAAGATGGGCGATAACCTGATGTGGTTCAAGTACATCATCAAGAACGTGGCCTATCGCCATGGCAAGACCGTCACCTTCATGCCCAAGCCGGTCTTCGGTGATAATGGCTCAGGTATGCACACTCATATGAGCATCTGGAAGGGCGACACCAACGTCTTCGCCGGGGATGGTTATGCCGGTCTTTCCGAGACCGCTCTTTACGCCATCGGCGGCATCCTGGCCCATTGTCGGGCCCTGTGCGCCTTCACCAACCCCACCACCAACTCCTACAAGCGCTTGGTTCCCGGATTTGAGGCTCCGGTCAATCTGGCCTACTCCAGCCGAAACCGTTCGGCCGCTGTCCGGATCCCCATGTACTCTGCCTCCCCCAAGGCCAAGAGAATCGAATTCCGGACCCCTGATCCCTCCTGCAACGGTTACCTGGCCTTCTCGGCCATGCTCATGGCCGCCCTGGACGGCATCGAAAACAAGATCCACCCGGGTGAGCCTTTGGACAAAGACATCTACAGCCTCTCCCCTGAGGAACTAGCCAATGTTCCCAGCGCCCCGGGCAGCCTGGAAGAGGCCATCAACGCCCTGGAGGAGGATCACGACTTCCTGATGAAAGGTGGCGTCTTTACGGAAGACCTCATCGAAAAGTGGATCGAATACAAGCGCGAGAATGAAATCAATCCTGTAAAACTTCGTCCTCACCCCTACGAGTTCTTCCTCTACTACGACATCTAAAGAAAAGGGGGGCTTAAGGCCCCCCCTTTTCTTTCCCCCCAGAGAAAGACTGTGTTATCCTCCGATTGAACCAAGGCCGACTTTAAGTGGCCAAATTTTTCTGCCAATGGAGTTAAGATGGTCCTCTGGAATCGCTTGGCTGTTCTTCTGGTCTTTCTGGTGGGAGGCTTTCTCTTAATCGCCAACCCCTTTGTTTCTTACTACACCGACTATCTCTGGTATGCCGACCTGGGATTTACCCGGGTTTTCTTGATTAAATTCTGGGTCCAGACAGCCCTCTTTCTGGCGGCCGGGGGTTTTTTCGGCCTCGTCTTCTATCTCAACGGCTATCTGGTACATCGCTATGCCCGCCGGAGTCCGGCAGCCTTTGACCTTTTGGGGCCTCGACTCCGCCATTGGCTGGGAGAAGGATTCCGTTTCCTCCTCAAATGGAGTTCTCTGGTTCTGGCTATCATTTTTGGGGCCTCGGCCACTCCCTTCTGGGAGGATGCCCTTCTCTTTAGCCAGGCCACGGCCTTTGGTCAGAAAGATCCCCTGCTGGGTATGGATCTGTCGTTTTATATCTTTCGGCTTCCCTTCTGGCGCTATTTGGCCAGCTATACCTTTGCTCTCTGGTTACTCTGTGCCGGTCTGGGCGTGGCCATCTTCCTGGCCATGGGACATGTTCAGGGCTCGGGACGCCGCCTGACCCTTACCCGGATCTTCCGACGCTATATCGCCGGCCTTCTGGCCATCTTTTTTCTCCGCCTGGCCTTTGATCTCTGGCTAGATAGGGCTGACCTTCTCTTCGACGAAAGGGGGGTGGTTTTTGGAGCCGGGTTTACCGAGGCCCGGGTGGTACTGCCGGTGTTAACGGCCCTTACCTGGCTTTCGGTGGCCGCCGCCGGGCTTTCAGCCCTCTTTGTTATGCGCCCCCGAAGGGAGATTCTCCTTGGGCTGGTGGTCTTATATGCCGGGCTTTACTTCCTGGGGCTAAAGTTTCTGCCCGGGGTGGTGCATCGCTATGTAGTCCAGCCCAATGAGTTTGAACGGGAAAGAGAGTACCTGGCCTTAGAGATCAAGGCCACCCGGCAGGCCTTTGGTCTGGATAAAGTCAACGAGCAGAGCTTTGTCTTCGGAAAAAGGCTTACTCCAGCGGCCCTTGAAGCCAATCAGGACACCATCAAAAACATCAGGCTATGGGATCACGAGCCTCTCCTTGAGACTTATAGCCAGATCCAGGAAATCCGCACCTATTACAAATTTGTCTCTGTGGACAACGACCGCTATCTCATAAATGGTCAACTCCGTCAGGTGATGCTCTCGGCCCGGGAGCTTTCCTATACTGACCTCCCCAGCCGTTCCTGGATAAACGAACACCTGGTCTATACCCACGGCTATGGCCTGACTTTGGGGGTGGTCAATGAAGTCACCCCGGAAGGACTTCCCAAACTCCTTATTAAGGATATCCCCCCGGTCTCAGAATGCGATATCCAGATTAGCCGCCCGGAGATCTATTTCGGCGAGTTAGCCAATGAATATGTCCTGGTGCGCACCCGGGCCAAAGAATTCGACTACCCGGCGGGGGAAACCAATATTTATACTACCTATGGAGGCAAAACTGGGGTCAGGGTAGGAGGCCTCTTTCGACGACTCCTCTTCAGCCTTCGTTTTGGCTCAAGCAAGATCCTCCTCTCTGGAGATATTACAGGAGAGAGCCGGATACTTTATTATCGATCAGTCGCGGAGCGGGTCCGCAAGGCAGCCCCTTTTCTCAAGTTTGATGCCGACCCATATCTGGTAATCGGCCAGGATGGTCGCCTGTTCTGGTTGGTAGATGCCTATACCACTTCCAATCGCTACCCTTACGCCAGGCAGATAAAAGGAGTAGGCAACTATATCCGCAACTCCGTCTTGGCCGTGGTGGATGCCTATCACGGAACTATAGAATTCTATCTCAAAGACGCTTCAGATCCTATAATCAGAACCTATCAGCGAATATTTCCGGGGATGTTTCGCCCTCTTTCGCAGATGAGGTCCGACCTGAGAAATCATATCCGATACCCTCACCGGCTCTTTTTTCTCCAGGCCAGGCTATTTGGAGCCTACCACATGGAGAACCCTCGCGTCTTCTATAACCAGGAGGATCTCTGGGAGATTCCCCGCAGCCTTCGCAACCAACAGGGCTACATGAAGCCCTACTACACCATTATGAAGCTTCCCGGGGAGGAGAAGGCCGAATTTATTCTCATGATCCCCTTTAATCCGGCCCGCAAACACAATCTGGCCGCCTGGATGTGTGTCAGATGTGATCCAGAGCACTACGGCCAGATGCTGGTCTATCGCTTTCCCAAACAAAAGCTGGTCTATGGCCCTCAGCAGATAGAGAGCCGGATCAACCAGGATCCGGAAATCTCCCGCCAGCTTTCCCTCTGGGATCAGCGAGGCAGTCGGGTGATCATGGGCACGCTTCTTATTATCCCCATTGAGGGCAACCTGCTTTATATTCAGCCCCTGTATCTTAAGGCCGAGTCAGGCCAGATCCCGGAGCTCAAACGAGTCATTGTGGCCTATGAGAACGAGATCCGCATGGGCAAGAGTCTGGAGGAAGCTCTTTATGCCATCTTTGGCCAGACCCTTAAGACTCCCCCCTCTCCCCGTGACTACAGCGGGCCTCCAGGCCCAAAAACCACCGGAGTTATAGAAGAGCTCTATCGGCAGGCGGAGGAGGCCTTGAGAGCCGGAGATCTTGAAACCTTTGGCCGCCTCTGGCGCCAGATAGGAGAAATTCTCAAGAAGGGGCTCAAGTAAGAAGTGGCGGACAAGAAAATCGGCCTCCTTGAGGCCACCTCTATCGGCATAGGGGGCATGATAGGCGGGGGCATTTTTGCCGTCTTGGGGCTTACAGTCCTTCTGGCCCGCGGGGCCGCTCCACTGGCCTTTCTTGTGGCCGGCCTCATCGCCCTGGTTACCTCTTATTCTTACGCCAAACTGGCCGTGCGCTTTCCAAGTGAGGGGGGCACCATAGAATTCATCCTTCGGGCCTTTGGACCAGGTCTTATTCCAGCCTGGCTGAACATCCTCCTTTTGGCAAGCTATATAATAATGCTCTCTCTTTATGCCTATGCCTTTGGTAGCTATGGAGCCGTACTTCTCAAGGGCACGGAGGACCCTCTCCTCAAAAAGGCCCTGATCATAATTGTGGTCTCAACCTTTACCTTCCTTAACCTCCTTGGAGCCCTCATTGTTGGTCGGGCCGAGGACATAATGGTAGTGATCAAGGTCCTCATACTCCTTTTCTTCTCCGCCTTGGGATTCATGAACATTGATCCGAACCGTCTTATGCCTTCAGAATACCCGCCCCCTCTTCACAT from Thermosulfuriphilus ammonigenes encodes the following:
- the glnA gene encoding type I glutamate--ammonia ligase, producing the protein MTPKEVLEFAKKNGAKMVDFKFLDLPGMWQHFSIPIEELSESSFEDGFGFDGSSIRGWQPINASDMLVVPDPNTAVMDPFTAVPTLSLICNIVDPVTREPYTRDPRYVAQKAEQYLKNTGIGDTAYFGPEAEFFIFDDIRYDSGAHFAFYSVDSVEGTWNTGREECPNQGYKPRHKEGYFPVPPSDKFQDMRTEMVLVMQQVGLQIECQHHEVATAGQAEIDMRFAPLVKMGDNLMWFKYIIKNVAYRHGKTVTFMPKPVFGDNGSGMHTHMSIWKGDTNVFAGDGYAGLSETALYAIGGILAHCRALCAFTNPTTNSYKRLVPGFEAPVNLAYSSRNRSAAVRIPMYSASPKAKRIEFRTPDPSCNGYLAFSAMLMAALDGIENKIHPGEPLDKDIYSLSPEELANVPSAPGSLEEAINALEEDHDFLMKGGVFTEDLIEKWIEYKRENEINPVKLRPHPYEFFLYYDI
- a CDS encoding UPF0182 family protein gives rise to the protein MVLWNRLAVLLVFLVGGFLLIANPFVSYYTDYLWYADLGFTRVFLIKFWVQTALFLAAGGFFGLVFYLNGYLVHRYARRSPAAFDLLGPRLRHWLGEGFRFLLKWSSLVLAIIFGASATPFWEDALLFSQATAFGQKDPLLGMDLSFYIFRLPFWRYLASYTFALWLLCAGLGVAIFLAMGHVQGSGRRLTLTRIFRRYIAGLLAIFFLRLAFDLWLDRADLLFDERGVVFGAGFTEARVVLPVLTALTWLSVAAAGLSALFVMRPRREILLGLVVLYAGLYFLGLKFLPGVVHRYVVQPNEFEREREYLALEIKATRQAFGLDKVNEQSFVFGKRLTPAALEANQDTIKNIRLWDHEPLLETYSQIQEIRTYYKFVSVDNDRYLINGQLRQVMLSARELSYTDLPSRSWINEHLVYTHGYGLTLGVVNEVTPEGLPKLLIKDIPPVSECDIQISRPEIYFGELANEYVLVRTRAKEFDYPAGETNIYTTYGGKTGVRVGGLFRRLLFSLRFGSSKILLSGDITGESRILYYRSVAERVRKAAPFLKFDADPYLVIGQDGRLFWLVDAYTTSNRYPYARQIKGVGNYIRNSVLAVVDAYHGTIEFYLKDASDPIIRTYQRIFPGMFRPLSQMRSDLRNHIRYPHRLFFLQARLFGAYHMENPRVFYNQEDLWEIPRSLRNQQGYMKPYYTIMKLPGEEKAEFILMIPFNPARKHNLAAWMCVRCDPEHYGQMLVYRFPKQKLVYGPQQIESRINQDPEISRQLSLWDQRGSRVIMGTLLIIPIEGNLLYIQPLYLKAESGQIPELKRVIVAYENEIRMGKSLEEALYAIFGQTLKTPPSPRDYSGPPGPKTTGVIEELYRQAEEALRAGDLETFGRLWRQIGEILKKGLK